CGAGTGTTTGTAGTAACTGTGACTTTGAGCTCAGAGGTTGTCAGAGGTGTGGCTGCAGCTTTATGGAGCACACTCTTTCCTCAACCGGAGCCATGAATGTCTCTGCAtctccgtcttcttcttcttcttcttcttcttgtctcgAACatgaatgattattattatttcagcgCTGTCATCGTCATGAATGTCGGATGCAGTGGAAAAACTCCACCTTTTTTAGTATTTGAAAGTTAGATTTCGAGTTAGATTTAAGTTGAGGTGTTTTCCTCAAATTTTTAACCAGGctttctcagtgtgtgtgtgtgtgtggctctcacAGATCTGCTCTTTGCTGGCACAATAGAGCTTCACCAAACTTTACTTTACCCCGTTTGTGGTTTCAATGTTGCTGAGAAAAGGAAATTTAATGAACGAGTCACGGCGTCACATACATTAGTGGGTGTTTTGAGACTTCAAACGTACACAGTCATAAACTAAAACTCTATCCAGGCCTGTTGTCTCAGTGGCAGGGGATCCACAGCTCCATACACGCGCGTGTCTGAACGAGAAGGCTTTTCTGTTGTGTGGTTACCAGGTAAATGTCAGTGCTGCATGGCCTCTGTTCTCCACCGGTCAGCAGTGACCTATGATTCTGTTTGTCCGTAGTCTCTGATGGAttgagctgtttgtttgtgttcttttcttGTCAAGAGAGAGACGTGCGTCGTCGATGCTCCAGTTTATTTTGTGGAGAGAGAGGTGTTCACACAGAGACCAACGTGTGGTGATATTAGTTGTGTCGCTACTGTTAAATGTAGTATATAATAACAGCACTATTtatggtccaaaaaaaaaagaactagaGTGTGTTATTGTGCTTGCAGTAGCTTTGGAGGCAGGTGGCTGTTTTGTAACTTGAGTTCTTTAACATAAGCCACACCCCCTCCACTCTACGAGGGATTTAATTGGTTCTGAGGTTGCTAAGTGACACTGGCCCAACATCATTTGGTTTCCTCAGTTACCATTTGTCTCCTTGGTGACGACTGCATGGTCTCACAGTTGACACACCCTTTCCCCCCACAacccccccttcttcttcttgatcttctctttcttttttctaaagGAGAGttcttgatatttttttttctgttcatttcattttagaCTTTAGTAAGAaagaatacaaatgaaataaatcagaatatTAATTCAATCACTTTTTCTACTcctattttcaataaaaattgaatagaaaaaccaaacaaaaagttGATTTGTAAATACGTAATGTACAGTTTGTATCTGTAACTTGTCAGTCTGTCATTGGTGACAGAGTCTGTCTTGCTTATAACGCACGctaacagtaaataaaaaaggaaaaagtataTTTAGACTGTATGGTCCCTTGAAAGCAAGTTTTAAATTAATATCTGATGTATATTCCTGTAACATTGCATTTTTATCTGAGGAATGATGTTATTAAAAAATTGCAAATAAATTGCATTTCCTACAGCCGTGTTTTTCACTTCCGTTTTTCTGTGCGCATCTGGAATAAAGTTATCAGTTTATCACGTTGGAGCAGCTAAAGAAATTGAACTGGACCAAGAAAAGAGTTGTATTCCACACGTCATTCTAGTCACATGACCTTGGAGAGAAGCTGGATGTTATCCTCTAATAATACTGTGCTTACTTTATGATATaacattgtctctgtgtggccctgcgatggatatggtgacctgtccaggatgtccCCTCGCCTTtcatcctatgtcagctgggattggcaccagcgactcttgcgtggaggataaagtgtttGATGATAAATGAAGCAATCATTTTTTATTctctattataataatattgtattatgATCCACTCAGGGGTTTTAAGACCAGAAACAAATTCATAATTCACCTTTACAGCTTTCCTAACAACTCATTTTCTAAAAATCAATTGCGTCTCCAAGCATGATTTAAAATTGAAAGAATCCAAAGCAAACATGGAAAGAAACTTACCTTTTTTATTCCATATGCTGGAAATCATTGCATCTTTCAGTGATAAACATCGGTGAGGATCATATGAATAAAGACATTTGCCATCACTATGATAATCTACATTGTTTTAACTGTTCTTTTGTacatcgtaaaaaaaaaaatcacatgttaAATCACGTCAGGTTTATGAGTCGCCAAATGTCTTTTCAGATTGCCCTGCTGGGAGAATTCTCTCTCACAGTTTGGACACTTGAACGGTTTCACCCCGTTGTGGCAGAGCGTGTGTCTCTTCAGGCAGTTCAGAGTGAGGAAGCGCTTCTGACACTGGGAGCACAGGTACGGGCGCTCCCCTGTGTGAGAGCGTATGTGGGTGCTCAGGTGGCTCTTGCAGGAGAAGCCCTTCCCACATTGGGTGCAGGTGTACGGCAGCTCACCCGTGTGAGAGCGAGTGTGGAGCAGAAGCTCTCCTGAAGACAAAAACGACTTCCCACACGTGGTGCAGAGGTAATTCTTCTCTCCTCGGTGCATCTGCATGTGTCTTGTAATGCCTGTTTTGGAGAAGCCTTTTCCACAGATGGTGCACAGGTTGGAGGGGCCGTTATGTAGGCGCTCGTGCTGCTTGAGTGAGTAATTACACAGGAAACCCTTGTTGCACTGACTGCAGGTGAATATCCGTCCTTTCTTGTGGAGCCGCTGGTGTTGATAATAACCGGATGAGCTGGTGAATCCCTTCTCACACTGGCTGCAGTGATGCCGGAAGGTGTGGAGCTTCAGGTGGGTCTTCAGTTGATTCGGATGTTCAAAAATCTTTTCACACGTCAAGCATTTAGTCTCTTCCTCTGTGAAGTTTTTGTTTACTGCTCGTGTGCTCAGAAACCTTTTATCCTCCCCCGCGGGCTCTTTCCGTCTCCTTCGTTCCTTGTTTTCCACGTTGTCATTCTTCTCCTTATGTTCCCGCTTTTTTTCCATGCAGTCCTTTTGTTTGTAAATCCCCTTTCGGTTCGAGACACCCTTCTTCTTTCCAGCGATGAAGTCATTCCTTTTCGGGTGAGCTTTGGCTTTTTTTaccagtgtttttttaacattgggGGGTGCTGCACGATGCTCACTCTGGATGTGCTCCTGCACCTTCCTCTTTATACGGTGAGCAAATGCACACTGAGGGCAGATGAATAAGCGTGACAGAGgacctggggaaaaaaataagacacgGCACGTTAGTATAAGAAACACTAACTGTCTTTGGATCAGTTCTAGTCCACTGCTTTTGTCTAACCTGGTTTCTTTCTTGGCAACCAATCAGCTGTGGTGGAATTTATATCTTCCACTTCTAAATCCTCCGATGCCAGATTATCTTTCTCACTATCTTGGTCATCACCTTCATTGTAGACCTCAGTGAACCTCCCCACTCCAGTATGAGGAGGGAAGATCAGCGTGGACAAGAGGACATCTTCCTCACTACTCGTTGGAGCTGCGGCAGAGTAGAGGAATTAACATTTCACTCATTAGCATCACTTAAAAAAGCAACATAATCCATCTCTGTTGAACTCACCTGTGGTGAGTGTGCCCAGATCTCTGTGATGAAGCAGCAGGGACTTCAGGGCAAAAGGTTCTGAcagatgttgtccaaaatcttcTGACACAGATGTTGTTTCTGTGAGCCATGCAGCTGTCTGACACATGTAGGAAATAAGACCAACACGTCTATAAAGCAGAACCATACCTAACACCAAATACACCAAATCAAAATCTTCATCCTTCAGAATCCACACTTTTCATGGGACATGCAGGTGTGTCTTTACTGTTTAATATGTTTGACACTTTTGTTTAGATTTGTGACGTTTGCACTGCTGTTAGAAGCACCTGTGGCAGGTCTGGTATGGGCAGCAGCTGTTCCAGCCTGGACAGGAATAGAGACACCATCTGCTTCAGTCTTTGGTCGTAGTCAGAGCCATAGTTTGTAGGAAAAACTTCCTGCAGAAACAGCCAAAGCTTTGGGGTTTATCACTGCGACTCTTCAGACTGTGCAACCGAAGaatacacaaaatacatttcatCTTTGTCAGAAATCAAATCTGTGTCCTGACACATTTCTCACCTGGAAGAAGTACTCCTTTTCAAAAGGAACATTCAAAATGTTCTCGACCAATGTGGCAAAATTGGTGTATGACGTCTTCAGAATTTCACCAGTGGTCTGTCAAGAATGAGGCAACAATAGATAATAAAATATAGACAGATTTAATTTCACATAATAACCTAATGCTGCATTTCATCAAAAGTTGCATCAATTACTGCAGTAACAATTTGTTACACGCTATGTACATGATTTCTATGATTTGCTTTAAAATCCCAGTACCTGGTCAGTGGTGCTCACGTCAGCACTACAGGCATGGATTTTATCCAGGTGGCTCTGGATACTCTGCAAACTGCCCACGCCATCACCACGACACAACTCCAGAACCAGCTGCAATTGGACAAAGGTGGAAGACAGGTAACTCATGTGATGACAACACAGCAGGGGACAATATGTCATTCTATTTTGATGCACCTTATGttaattgtaaatatttaaatcctGTAAGtatagtgtgtttgtttttgcaccaCATGTCCAGGCTGTTATGACGACttaattatccatccatctgttttGATCTCAGTGACATTTCCCCTAAATATGATCGACAGTCTCAGGAGTTTGACATCTCCACATTCATGTCTCACCTTCGCTCTGAGACTCAGGACGAGCTGAGCTCTCTGACCTGGACTCAGGAGATCCGGGACGATCTCAGTCACCAGACTGATGAAGTCCACCAGCTTATCATACTGCATCACATTGTGCTGCTGCACGATCTGCCACATGAAGGCAGACATTAGTCTCACTGGAGGCACCAGGAGATGTAAGGAGGCCGGAGAAAGAGTGGAACCTGCACACGACAATGAAAACAGGCGCTTTACTGTGAGGGAATATACGAACACACAGGGGCGTAAACGTCTATTTACATGCTAATTACACACTGCTCGAATTCACGAGAGCATTGGCTACCGTTCTCATTACAATAACTGCACGTACTTGGCTGATATAAACAAGCAGTAATGTTAGCACACATTTAGAGTCGTCATCGGACAAACCTTTACTTTTCCACGCCATTTTCTTTGTCTAAAAACGCCCGAACATCGACGAAAGTACAACTTTGGCATTCATTCTACAAAGCAGGAAATGCGCGTATCACTTCCTGTTAAAGCGGATGTTGTGAACACCCTCGTCTTTGActcccttcaaaataaaagtcgaGAAATTGTAGTCGATGATTAAAATACGCGAATGATATAGTACCTGTATGAGACATATTGGGAATATGAACATATTTGTATTAATTCAtgtagacttaaaaaaaaaaaaaaacactaacaaatCTATCTCTCTTTGTTCTAATATTTAATACTTCTACATTAAGGATGGATAGGGGTTTCTACATAGTGCTacttaatttaatatttaatatttaattgaaTACCCTttgaaataaagtttaattgacaaaaaaacaaacaagaaggtCATCAACAACCTTCCTcattcaacaaaaacattgtccattttgtcaaaaaaaacctAGTAGTAGTACTATTATTACTACAACATTAGTCATGGTGTCCTcactctgatgatgatgatgatgatgtgtgtgtgacagagagagagttattgtttgtatgtttttatcctTTATATTAACATAAGTGCTACAAATTGAAGTTTGTttgatttcaaaatgaaaacaaaagactcATAAAATAGGTGTGGTGTCATGAAAGCAccggtggagagagaaagaaagaaagaaagaaagaaagaggcatGTACGtgaaactaaaaacacacccaGCATTTACACGCCCAGTCAGTCACAGTcggtgagtgagtgggtgagtctCGCAGTCACCGCTGGaggcagctcagctcagctctgaCACCAGCTCCTCCGTGTCGACTCAGGACGAATATtaataagagagaaaaaagccaGTAACTCATCGTCGTCATTATGCGGGCGAGTCGTTGCGTTTGCGCTCGCACACTCGTTTTTTATTCCTACAAATAAATACTCCGTTTGCGCGCTCGGAGAGACTCGCGTCGCCATGGGAGGCAGACGCAGAGGAACACCTGGACATGACGAGGACTACAGTTTCGTCAGTCCACTTGTCAAGTATCTGCTCTTCatgtttaactttttattttggGTGAGTGTTCACGCgctgttttaaatatattatatttggcACAGATTATGAAGTGTGTCGACCTTTATTTACTTTTCCCTGTGGGCAGGTCAATCATTTGTGTGTTCTTAGTAATCCACTTTACACTCACTGTTACTTACACTACCTGTTTGTTTCACTAAACAAACTAACTATAACTCTTATAGACATACAAACAGTTAagtatttgtttctgttttccgAAGTATGTTCTTCACTAAAGTGTGAAATCGAGATTttcacacacgcaaacacacacagaggcgaTCCTAGACTGTGGGGGCCTCAGCCAAAGAACccacttgttatttttttattattgttatttttaaaccatTGAAAGTGTACCCTTTTGTCTTCTGGGGCCCCAACGTTCACCTGTTATACCTGTCCTGTCGGttcacctctgcaaacacacacacattttgtataCAGTTGTCTTATAGATTCATGTCAGTTTTATCTATATATCCCAACTTTACAAACACAAATTGCCTCAAAGGGCTCTACAGTCACTGTCCTTCACATCGTGTGAGGAAAAACCTCACTAAAACCCTTGTCCACAGGACCCACAGAGGATGTATCCACAGAAGGTTTTACATGGACAGAAGCAAGTTCAGCAGATTGCAAAGctaaatatcacatttattttataaaataaagacacactGCATTCCCTATAGCcctttaccttaaccttaaccattaacTAAATCTCGTAAGCTCACACCTGACATGAACCCAATTCTTAACCCATAAACAGCCCCTTAAAGATGTGACAGAGCGTGAGGTCCAGCCcgtaatatacacacacacacaccctaaccCAACCTTAATCAGAACTGCCtcagaaccaggttttggtctgcatggggactactggtcctgacaggtgTTTAGGCCAGAATAggttctaaagaggtaacaTATACAagtattcactcacacacacacacacacacacacacacacacacacacactgctttgttTGTCTGAGTTGTTCtgcaacccacacacacacacacaccaggtgtGAGCTTCATGTCCATTGGACAGTGACCAAGTTAAATCTTTACTCTGCAAATCAGCCATGTTTCATCAGCTCCTCGTTAAATGCTCatcactcatttaaaaaaacaacacacacacacactgtcactaaACTGAGCTACTGTTTGTGTTTCATACCGTCTTTATTTCACCCGTCTATCTtcaccttgtttttctttttgtgtgtgaatactGTCGGAAAATAACCCGATTGTGTGATAAACTGTAGATTAAACGTGTCTGTGGTGTTCGTCCCAATGTTAACGGGACTAACTGAGCTGAAAATGAACAGTCTAGAGCAACAGTGGCCTGTAAACAAGGCAAAGTTCAAATCAGTGGCTTTCAGCTCTCGGTGTCTGGTGACTGTAACATAAGGAGATTTCTTACACTTACACTTGTGGATTTAACATTCTGAGGTTTTCTCTCCTTCTGCACTCTCTGTACGGTGTAAATGTGTCAGCCGTGTTGAAGCTGCGTCAGACTCATCGTCGTGAACATGATCAGACTTTGTAAAAACTTGAAGCTCTTCATTGTGGAATGTGTTGTTGCCATTTCTGTTGCCTCTGGCTACGCTGAGCTCTGTACGGCAGGTTTGCGCTTCTTTTCTAGGTGTAACCTTAGAAAGTCGGACTGCGAGCACTACTTTCTTtatatactacatatatatagatatattttagTTTCCAAACCAAGTTTGTTTGGTTATAAATGCTATTTTTCAAAGAACAAACGCTGTAAATTGTACAAAGTGTGCAACTCTCACACTATTCAATAATCAGAGTTactttaatgcacatttttgttGAATATGACCACACGGTCCGACTCTACACTACAGTCATAGGGGATCAAAATAtccagcctagaagtgcatgaGACGGTTTGAAGTCATTtccaagttgtccagcagagggtgctgtgagctCAGCTTGGGCTTCATGTGTTAAGAAATGTTGAGTTAAATAATTAAGTTAATGCATGATCAGttaaaaggcttttattttgatagcaAGAAACCGGAACCGGAACCGGATAGGTACTAACGaaggaaaatgtctttttgtttattcCTCCTCTAGAAGCAGCAGATCAAAAATAAACGCTGATGTCAACAGTTTGTACGCTTTCCTTATTGAAAGAAGCTCCAACTACACATCATCATGTCCTCTTTGCTGTTGGCTCCTCCAATCAATTAAAAAAGATCTTTCAATCATTGTAAAGCCAgaattttctatttatttatttttactttacttactgCAGGCCTAATGGTGTTCAATCAAACAGGAACTTTAATAACTACTAAGGCAACGCATGCTGCAGAGTtacacagggggaaaaaaggctcTGCTCCAGGTGTCATGTGTTTAAGTCACTGTGGAACTAAACCTTTACAGAAACAGTCAGGCAGAATTTGGCTCGCCGCACTGAGAGGCTGCAGAGTCTGTGGTAACTGGATCCATTTCATTTGTGAGGGATCGCCATTATTCTATTCAGACCGGGAGAGAAGCCTTCACTGAAagactctttatttattttattctttcttttttttagagagagagaagggttCAGAAAGCTGCCAGGTTTGATTTAGCCTAATGGACGCAGAGTCTCTCGCTCCTGACACTTGAATGTTGTGCTTGTCCTTAAGTCTGACACTGAACCCACAAAAAGAACCAGCGTTTACTTTATCCTCGCAGCCTTTTCTGTGCCTCAACTCAAATGTTCCTTTACCTCCTCCACATCTTTCCTTTCATCGTGATTCAGTGTTCTGCCACTCCCTTAACAagtatgaacacagaaatgctctctgtgatgtttgtggtcttta
This Solea solea chromosome 3, fSolSol10.1, whole genome shotgun sequence DNA region includes the following protein-coding sequences:
- the LOC131456718 gene encoding zinc finger protein 883-like yields the protein MAWKSKGSTLSPASLHLLVPPVRLMSAFMWQIVQQHNVMQYDKLVDFISLVTEIVPDLLSPGQRAQLVLSLRAKLVLELCRGDGVGSLQSIQSHLDKIHACSADVSTTDQTTGEILKTSYTNFATLVENILNVPFEKEYFFQEVFPTNYGSDYDQRLKQMVSLFLSRLEQLLPIPDLPQTAAWLTETTSVSEDFGQHLSEPFALKSLLLHHRDLGTLTTAPTSSEEDVLLSTLIFPPHTGVGRFTEVYNEGDDQDSEKDNLASEDLEVEDINSTTADWLPRKKPGPLSRLFICPQCAFAHRIKRKVQEHIQSEHRAAPPNVKKTLVKKAKAHPKRNDFIAGKKKGVSNRKGIYKQKDCMEKKREHKEKNDNVENKERRRRKEPAGEDKRFLSTRAVNKNFTEEETKCLTCEKIFEHPNQLKTHLKLHTFRHHCSQCEKGFTSSSGYYQHQRLHKKGRIFTCSQCNKGFLCNYSLKQHERLHNGPSNLCTICGKGFSKTGITRHMQMHRGEKNYLCTTCGKSFLSSGELLLHTRSHTGELPYTCTQCGKGFSCKSHLSTHIRSHTGERPYLCSQCQKRFLTLNCLKRHTLCHNGVKPFKCPNCEREFSQQGNLKRHLATHKPDVI